Proteins found in one Takifugu rubripes chromosome 15, fTakRub1.2, whole genome shotgun sequence genomic segment:
- the LOC101077372 gene encoding zygote arrest protein 1, which translates to MKTLFRFHGSRMDGFLSTFPPYSACGAPPGQDSSVWVKRQGCFITPQGLSYLELCKAIISQVNPGLPPPIKRALTRECGVQVNAKVDKVIQCSLGPKTLWCLEGEHRAQTPDLHSTPPVSNLRFPRPVSIYSPVFDRRIYPKKLSDDTGSEGEAEDARRRVGEVERFERGEDAEKDSLAAGRRSSKGSSFQFLEQRYGFFHCKKCNIRWESAYVWCISGTSKVYYKQLCRRCQLGFNPYRVESILCKGCLQTCCSCEKKQRHINMKRPHRQDLCSRCRGMALSCDATYSFKYIV; encoded by the exons ATGAAGACTTTGTTCCGGTTTCATGGCTCCAGGATGGACGGGTTCCTGTCCACGTTCCCCCCGTACAGTGCCTGCGGCGCCCCGCCGGGCCAGGACAGCTCGGTCTGGGTAAAGAGGCAGGGCTGCTTCATCACCCCCCAGGGTCTCAGCTACCTGGAGCTGTGCAAGGCCATCATATCCCAGGTCAACCCCGGCCTGCCCCCTCCCATCAAGAGGGCGCTCACCAGAGAGTGCGGCGTGCAGGTGAACGCCAAAGTGGATAAAGTGATCCAGTGTTCCCTGGGGCCCAAGACGCTCTGGTGCCTGGAGGGCGAGCACCGTGCGCAAACGCCCGATCTTCACAGCACTCCGCCGGTGAGCAACCTGCGATTCCCGAGGCCGGTTTCCATCTACTCACCGGTGTTTGACCGCAGGATCTATCCGAAGAAGCTCAGCGACGACACCGGGAGCGAAGGAGAGGCCGAGGACGCCCGGAGGCGCGTCGGGGAGGTCGAGAGGTTTGAAAGAGGCGAGGACGCGGAGAAGGATTCACTGGCTGCCGGCCGCCGCTCCAGTAAAGGCTCCAGCTTTCAG TTCCTGGAGCAGAGGTACGGCTTCTTCCACTGCAAGAAGTGCAACATCCGGTGGGAGAGTGCCTACGTCTGGTGCATCTCTGGAACCAGCAAG GTGTACTACAAGCAGCTCTGCCGGAGGTGTCAGCTGGGCTTTAATCCCTACAGAGTGGAATCCATCCTCTGTAAG GGTTGTTTGCAGACTTGCTGCAGCTGCGAGAAGAAGCAGAGGCACATCAACATGAAGAGGCCTCACCGCCAGGACCTGTGCTCCCGCTGCAGAGGCATGGCGCTGTCCTGTGACGCCACCTACAGCTTCAAGTACATCGTGTGA